Proteins from a genomic interval of Rosa chinensis cultivar Old Blush chromosome 2, RchiOBHm-V2, whole genome shotgun sequence:
- the LOC112186453 gene encoding pre-mRNA-processing-splicing factor 8A isoform X2, whose protein sequence is MVQGEEDWNEFNDINKLIIRSPLRSEYKIAFPNLYNNRPRKVKLSVYHTPLVMHIKTEDPDLPAFYYDPLLNPIPGTNRSSYDNSGEDGDFVLPEGVEPLLSHTQLYTDTTAAGISLYFAPRPFNLRSGRTRRAEDIPLVSEWFKEHCPRSYPVKVRVSYQKLLKSFVLNELHRRPPKAQKKKSLFRSLQATKFFQTTELDWVEAGLQLCRQGHNMLNLLIHRKGLNYLHLDYNFNLKPVKTLTTKERKKSRFGNPFHLLREILRLTKLVVDAQVQFRLGNIDAFQLADGLQYTFSHVGQLTGMYRYKYRLMRQIRMSKDLKHLIYYRFNTGPVGKGPGCGFWAPMWRMWLSFLRGMVPLLEQWLGNLLARQFEGRHSVAKTVTKQRVESNFDLEFRADVLKDILDAMPVGMKQNKAKTIMQHLSEAWRCWKANIPWKVPGMPAPVENIILRYVKSKADWWTHGAHYNRERIRRGATVDKTVCRKNLGRLTRLWLKGEQERQHNYLKDGPYISPEEAVAIYSTTVHWLESRNFQHIPFPPLLYKHDTKLLILALERLKESYTAAVKLNQHQREELGLIEQAYDNPHEALIRIKRHLISQRAFKDVSIEFMDLYSHHIPVFEIDPLEKITDAYLDQYLWYEADKRQLFPNWIKPADSEPPPLLVYKWCQGINNLESIWDTSEGECVVMLQTKLERLSEKIDLTLLNRLLRLVLDHNIADYITAKNNVVLSYKDMSHTNSYGLIRGLQPASFVVQYYGLVLDLMLLGLTRANEIAGPQQKPNEFMTYGATKVETCHPIRLYARYIDRVHILFRFTQEEARDLIQRYLTEHPDPNNENMVGYNNKKCWARDARMRLLKHDINLGRSVFWNVKNRLPRSITTLEWEDSFVSVYSKDNPNLLFSMCGFEVRILPKIRMSTKEHQRDGVWNLQNEQTKERTAVAFLRVEDEYMKAFENRVRQILMSSGSTTFTKVINKWNTALIGLMTYFREAVVHTAELLDLLVKCENKIQTRIKIGLNSKMPSRFPPVIFYTPKEIGGLGMLSMGHILIPQSDLRYSRQTEIGVTHFRSGMSHEEEQMIPNLYRYIQPWESEFIDSQRVWAEYALKRQEAMEQNRRLTLEDLEDSWDRGIPRINTLFQKDRHTLAYDKGWRVRTDFKQYQILKQNPFWWTHQRHDGKLWNLNNYRTDVIQALGGVDGILEHTLFKGTYFPTWEGLFWEKASGFEESMKYKKLTNAQRSGLNQIPNRRFTLWWSPTINRANVYVGFQVQLDLTGIFMHGKIPTLKISLIQIFRAHLWQKIHESVVMDLCQVLDQELDALEIETVQKETIHPRKSYKLNSSCADILLFSAHKWQMSKPSLVAEPKDEYDKKTNNKYWIDVQLRWGDYDSHDIERYTRAKFMDYTTDNMSIYPSPMGVMIGIDLAYNVHSAFGNWFPGSKPLIQQAMNKIMKSNPALYVLRERIRKGLQLYSSEPTEPYLSSQNYGELFSNQIKWFVDDTNVYRVTMHKTFDGNLVTKPINGAIFMFNPGTGQLFLKVIHTSVWAGQKRLGQLAKWKTAEEVAALVRSLPVEEQPKQIIVTRKGMLDPLEVHLLDFPNIVIKGSELQLPFQVCLKIEKLNDLVLKATEPQMVLFNVYDDWLKSVSSYTAFSRLILILRALHVNRDKASMLLKPDRTVISEPHHIWPSLSDEQWMKVERALTDLILSDYAKKNNVNTSALTQSEIRDIILGAEITPPSQQRQEIADIEKQAKGVSQLTAVTMRTTNVHGDELISTTTSQYEQAAFRSKTDWRVRAISATNLHLRVNHIYVSSEDTKETGYTYIMPMNILKKFICVADLRTQVAGYLYGISPPDNPQIKEIRCIVMPPQRGTHQQVHLPSALPEHDFLNYLEPLGWMHTQPNELPQLSPQDLTTHANMLENGKQWDREKCIIMTCAFTPGSCSLTAYKLTPSGYEWGCCSNKNSGRNNNPLDGYLPTHYEKVQMLLSDRFLGVYMVPDNCPWNFNFMGVRHACDMKYGIKLGPPKEYYHEEHRPTHFMEFSELDKDDPMELDRDYAYA, encoded by the coding sequence ATGGTGCAAGGGGAGGAGGATTGGAATGAGTTTAATGACATAAACAAGCTCATTATTCGGTCTCCGCTGAGATCAGAGTACAAAATTGCATTCCCTAATCTTTACAACAACAGGCCAAGGAAGGTAAAGCTCTCTGTTTATCACACACCACTGGTTATGCATATTAAAACTGAGGATCCTGACCTGCCTGCATTTTATTATGATCCATTGCTAAACCCAATACCGGGCACCAACAGGAGTAGTTATGATAATAGTGGGGAAGATGGTGATTTTGTTTTGCCTGAAGGGGTGGAGCCTCTTTTGAGTCATACTCAGCTTTATACTGACACTACTGCTGCTGGGATTTCCCTGTATTTTGCCCCACGCCCTTTTAACTTGAGGTCTGGTCGGACTCGTCGTGCAGAGGATATACCTCTTGTGTCAGAGTGGTTTAAGGAGCATTGTCCTCGGTCATATCCTGTTAAGGTTCGAGTCAGCTATCAGAAGTTGTTGAAATCGTTTGTGTTGAATGAGCTGCATCGTAGGCCTCCCAAGgcacaaaagaagaagagcttGTTTCGGTCTCTTCAGGCTACCAAGTTTTTCCAAACTACTGAGCTTGATTGGGTTGAAGCGGGTCTTCAACTCTGTAGGCAGGGTCATAACATGCTAAATCTGCTGATACATAGGAAAGGTCTGAACTATCTTCACCTTGATTATAATTTTAATCTCAAGCCTGTGAAAACCCTGACAACAAAAGAGCGTAAGAAATCTCGGTTTGGTAATCCTTTTCATCTGTTGCGTGAAATCTTGCGGTTAACAAAGCTTGTAGTTGATGCCCAGGTCCAGTTCCGTTTGGGTAATATTGATGCCTTTCAATTGGCTGATGGTCTGCAGTACACATTTTCTCATGTTGGTCAGTTAACTGGAATGTACCGTTACAAGTATAGGTTGATGCGGCAGATTAGAATGAGCAAAGATTTGAAGCACTTGATTTACTACCGTTTCAATACTGGGCCGGTCGGGAAAGGGCCGGGATGTGGATTCTGGGCACCAATGTGGAGGATGTGGTTGTCCTTCCTTCGTGGCATGGTCCCTCTTCTGGAACAGTGGTTGGGAAATTTACTTGCTAGACAATTTGAAGGACGCCATTCTGTGGCAAAGACAGTAACTAAGCAGCGTGTTGAAAGCAATTTCGACTTGGAGTTTCGAGCAGATGTCTTGAAAGATATTCTGGATGCCATGCCAGTGGGCATGAAGCAAAATAAGGCGAAAACAATTATGCAGCATCTCAGTGAGGCATGGCGTTGTTGGAAAGCAAATATTCCTTGGAAGGTTCCTGGTATGCCTGCTCCGGTTGAGAATATAATTCTTCGTTATGTCAAGTCAAAGGCAGATTGGTGGACACATGGTGCTCATTATAACCGTGAACGAATTAGAAGGGGTGCTACAGTGGATAAGACAGTTTGTCGAAAGAATCTTGGAAGATTAACTCGCCTTTGGCTAAAGGGAGAGCAGGAGCGACAGCACAATTATCTCAAAGATGGTCCATATATTTCACCAGAAGAAGCAGTAGCAATTTACTCAACAACAGTGCATTGGTTGGAGTCAAGAAATTTCCAACATATTCCATTTCCCCCGTTGTTGTATAAGCATGATACCAAGCTACTTATCCTTGCTCTGGAGAGGTTGAAGGAATCTTATACTGCGGCGGTAAAATTGAACCAGCATCAAAGAGAGGAGTTGGGTCTCATTGAACAAGCCTATGATAACCCCCATGAGGCATTGATACGGATAAAACGTCACTTGATCTCACAGCGTGCCTTCAAAGACGTGAGCATAGAGTTCATGGATCTGTACAGCCATCATATTCCAGTTTTTGAGATTGACCCTCTTGAGAAGATTACAGATGCATATCTTGATCAATATCTATGGTATGAGGCTGACAAACGTCAGCTCTTCCCGAACTGGATCAAGCCTGCAGACTCAGAGCCACCTCCACTTTTGGTCTATAAATGGTGTCAGGGGATAAACAATTTAGAGAGTATATGGGACACAAGTGAGGGGGAGTGTGTTGTGATGCTTCAGACAAAACTTGAGAGGTTATCTGAGAAGATTGACTTGACATTGCTAAATAGGCTTCTACGTCTTGTTCTTGACCATAACATTGCTGATTATATCACTGCAAAAAACAATGTGGTATTGTCATACAAAGATATGAGTCATACAAATTCATATGGTCTTATACGGGGTCTCCAGCCTGCATCATTTGTTGTACAGTATTATGGGCTTGTTTTGGATCTAATGCTTCTTGGATTGACTCGGGCCAATGAAATTGCAGGTCCACAGCAGAAGCCAAATGAGTTCATGACTTATGGGGCCACAAAGGTTGAGACTTGCCATCCTATCAGGCTGTACGCTCGATACATAGACAGGGTGCATATCTTGTTCCGCTTCACTCAGGAGGAGGCTCGGGACCTCATACAGCGATATCTTACCGAGCATCCAGATCCCAATAATGAAAATATGGTTGGATATAATAATAAGAAGTGCTGGGCAAGAGATGCAAGGATGAGGCTCCTGAAACATGATATCAATCTTGGAAGGAGTGTCTTTTGGAATGTCAAGAACCGTCTCCCTCGAAGCATCACAACTTTGGAATGGGAGGACAGTTTTGTTTCTGTTTACAGCAAGGATAATCCAAATTTGCTTTTCAGCATGTGTGGATTTGAAGTAAGAATACTTCCCAAGATAAGAATGAGTACGAAGGAACACCAAAGAGATGGAGTTTGGAACTTGCAAAATGAACAGACAAAGGAAAGGACTGCTGTTGCTTTTTTACGTGTTGAGGATGAATACATGAAGGCGTTTGAGAATCGTGTAAGGCAGATCCTTATGTCCTCAGGGTCTACAACATTCACAAAAGTTATCAACAAATGGAATACTGCCCTTATTGGTCTTATGACTTACTTCCGTGAAGCAGTTGTACATACAGCGGAGCTGTTAGATTTACTGGTCAAatgtgaaaataaaattcagacCCGCATTAAGATTGGATTGAATTCAAAGATGCCAAGCAGGTTCCCACCTGTCATTTTTTACACGCCAAAAGAAATTGGAGGACTTGGCATGTTATCTATGGGTCACATATTGATTCCACAGAGTGACCTCAGATACTCTCGGCAGACAGAAATTGGTGTGACACACTTTAGGAGTGGAATGAGTCATGAAGAAGAGCAGATGATTCCAAATCTTTACCGTTACATACAACCATGGGAGAGTGAGTTTATAGATTCACAGCGTGTTTGGGCAGAATATGCACTAAAAAGACAGGAAGCTATGGAACAGAATCGGCGTCTTacccttgaagatttggaagaTTCATGGGATAGGGGAATACCACGCATAAATACATTGTTCCAGAAGGATCGACACACTTTAGCATATGACAAAGGGTGGAGAGTTCGCACAGATTTTAAGCAGTACCAGATCTTGAAGCAAAATCCTTTCTGGTGGACACACCAAAGGCATGATGGAAAATTGTGGAATTTGAATAATTATAGAACTGATGTGATCCAAGCTCTTGGAGGAGTTGATGGAATACTTGAGCACACCTTATTCAAAGGAACATACTTCCCTACTTGGGAGGGTCTCTTTTGGGAGAAGGCATCTGGATTTGAGGAATCGATGAAGTATAAAAAGTTGACTAATGCCCAAAGATCTGGCCTCAACCAAATCCCCAATCGTAGGTTTACACTTTGGTGGTCGCCTACCATAAATCGAGCCAATGTATATGTCGGTTTTCAAGTACAGCTGGATCTGACAGGAATCTTTATGCATGGGAAGATCCCAACCTTGAAGATATCGTTGATTCAGATATTCCGTGCACACTTGTGGCAGAAGATTCATGAAAGTGTTGTGATGGACCTTTGTCAGGTTTTGGATCAGGAGTTGGATGCTTTGGAAATTGAGACTGTGCAGAAGGAAACCATACATCCCAGGAAGAGTTACAAACTGAACAGCTCTTGTGCAGACATTCTCCTCTTTTCTGCTCATAAATGGCAAATGTCGAAACCTAGTCTTGTGGCTGAGCCGAAGGATGAGTAtgataaaaaaacaaacaacaagtACTGGATAGACGTGCAGCTCCGTTGGGGGGATTATGATTCTCATGATATTGAACGTTACACCCGGGCAAAGTTTATGGACTATACAACTGATAACATGTCTATCTATCCTTCTCCGATGGGAGTGATGATTGGTATTGATTTAGCCTATAATGTGCATTCTGCATTTGGTAACTGGTTTCCCGGATCAAAACCACTGATTCAACAGGCAATGAACAAGATCATGAAGTCAAATCCGGCTTTATATGTGTTGAGGGAGCGCATAAGGAAAGGATTGCAGTTGTATTCCTCGGAGCCTACAGAGCCATATTTGTCTTCCCAAAACTATGGGGAGCTCTTCAGCAATCAAATTAAATGGTTTGTTGACGATACAAATGTGTATCGTGTTACAATGCACAAGACTTTTGACGGAAATCTTGTTACAAAACCCATCAATGGTGCTATCTTCATGTTCAATCCAGGGACTGGGCAGCTGTTCTTGAAGGTTATCCACACAAGTGTGTGGGCAGGACAGAAGCGACTTGGGCAGTTGGCTAAATGGAAAACTGCGGAAGAAGTTGCTGCTCTTGTGCGTTCTCTACCTGTTGAAGAACAGCCAAAGCAAATTATTGTGACTCGTAAGGGAATGCTCGACCCATTGGAGGTTCATTTACTGGATTTTCCCAACATAGTCATAAAAGGAAGTGAGCTACAGCTTCCTTTTCAGGTTTGCTTGAAAATTGAGAAGTTGAATGATCTGGTACTAAAGGCTACTGAGCCACAGATGGTTCTTTTTAATGTTTACGATGATTGGTTGAAGAGTGTTTCATCATACACTGCATTCTCTCGGCTCATTCTGATTCTTCGGGCACTGCATGTGAACAGAGACAAGGCAAGTATGTTGTTGAAGCCTGACCGAACAGTCATTAGTGAGCCACACCACATTTGGCCTTCTCTTTCTGATGAGCAATGGATGAAGGTTGAGCGTGCTCTAACAGATCTCATTCTGTCAGACTATGCGAAAAAGAATAATGTGAATACTTCAGCCCTCACACAGTCTGAAATTCGTGATATAATACTTGGAGCAGAGATTACTCCACCTTCTCAACAGAGGCAAGAGATAGCAGACATTGAGAAACAGGCTAAAGGAGTTAGTCAGCTGACAGCAGTCACCATGAGGACCACAAACGTGCATGGAGATGAGCTTATTTCCACCACTACGAGTCAATATGAGCAAGCTGCATTCAGGTCCAAAACTGATTGGCGTGTGAGAGCAATATCAGCTACAAATCTACATCTTCGTGTCAACCATATTTATGTGAGTTCAGAAGATACAAAGGAAACAGGCTACACTTACATCATGCCAATGAACATTTTGAAAAAATTTATCTGTGTTGCTGATCTGAGGACACAAGTTGCTGGTTACTTGTATGGTATAAGCCCACCTGACAACCCTCAGATCAAGGAAATTCGCTGCATTGTGATGCCACCACAGCGGGGCACCCACCAGCAAGTTCATCTTCCATCAGCTCTTCCTGAGCATGATTTCCTCAATTATTTGGAACCTCTGGGATGGATGCACACCCAGCCAAATGAGCTACCTCAGCTTTCTCCTCAGGATCTCACCACTCATGCTAACATGTTGGAGAATGGCAAGCAATGGGATAGGGAGAAATGCATTATTATGACCTGCGCTTTTACTCCAGGTTCCTGCTCGTTAACTGCATATAAACTTACTCCTTCTGGTTATGAGTGGGGATGTTGTTCTAACAAGAACAGCGGAAGAAACAATAATCCACTAGATGGATACCTTCCAACTCATTATGAGAAGGTCCAGATGCTTCTCAGTGATCGCTTCCTTGGTGTCTACATGGTTCCTGATAATTGTCCATGGAACTTCAATTTCATGGGAGTGAGGCATGCATGTGACATGAAGTATGGCATCAAGCTTGGACCACCCAAGGAGTACTATCACGAGGAACACCGACCAACCCATTTCATGGAGTTCAGCGAACTAGATAAGGATGACCCGATGGAGTTAGATCGAGATTATGCCTACGCATAG